A region of Asticcacaulis excentricus DNA encodes the following proteins:
- a CDS encoding phosphoserine transaminase, giving the protein MSAKPATIPERPWFSSGPTAKRPGWTPEALSGAPVGRSNRSKVTVGRIRQALDMTREILRLPADYQVFMVPGSDTGAFEAAMWNLLGARKVQLLAFENFGQLWADDATKHLKLDAEVLSAPYGELPDLTQIDPQADLVFPWNGTTSGVRVPNSDFLNGHAVADSGLVLCDATSAAFCMDLPWEKLDVATFSFQKALGGEAGIGVLILSPKAVERLNSFDSGRAIPKVLRLKKGNAADAAILGGDAINTFSFLVIEDYLDALRWAQREGGLDGLIQRCNEAAGALFDWVEKTPWIDFVAVDQATRSTTSVCLKFVDPAIQALPAEAQAKLAARVGSLLELEGVAFDITGYRAAPPGLRVWCGCTVEAEDVEALLPWLEWAYAAAVAELGLVAA; this is encoded by the coding sequence ATGAGCGCCAAACCTGCCACCATTCCCGAACGTCCGTGGTTTTCGTCGGGCCCGACGGCCAAGCGTCCCGGCTGGACGCCCGAAGCCCTGTCGGGTGCGCCTGTGGGGCGTTCCAACCGCTCAAAGGTGACGGTCGGTCGTATTCGTCAGGCGCTGGACATGACGCGCGAGATTCTGCGTCTCCCCGCTGACTATCAGGTGTTCATGGTGCCGGGCTCCGACACCGGGGCGTTCGAGGCCGCCATGTGGAACCTTCTGGGGGCGCGCAAGGTGCAGCTTCTGGCCTTTGAAAACTTCGGCCAGTTGTGGGCCGATGACGCCACCAAACACCTCAAACTCGATGCCGAAGTGCTGTCGGCCCCTTATGGAGAGCTGCCTGACCTGACGCAGATCGATCCGCAGGCCGATCTGGTCTTTCCGTGGAACGGCACGACCTCCGGCGTGCGGGTGCCCAACAGCGACTTTCTGAATGGCCATGCGGTTGCCGACAGCGGGCTGGTGCTGTGTGACGCCACCTCGGCGGCTTTCTGCATGGACCTGCCGTGGGAGAAGCTCGATGTTGCCACCTTCTCCTTCCAGAAGGCGCTGGGTGGGGAAGCCGGGATCGGCGTGCTGATCCTGTCGCCCAAGGCGGTCGAACGACTCAACAGCTTCGATTCGGGCCGGGCCATCCCCAAGGTGCTACGCCTGAAAAAAGGCAATGCAGCCGACGCGGCCATTCTGGGCGGTGACGCCATCAACACCTTTTCGTTTCTGGTCATCGAAGACTATCTCGACGCTCTGCGCTGGGCGCAGCGCGAAGGCGGGCTCGATGGCCTGATCCAGCGTTGCAATGAGGCGGCCGGGGCCCTGTTTGACTGGGTGGAAAAGACGCCGTGGATCGACTTCGTGGCGGTGGACCAGGCGACACGCTCGACCACCTCGGTGTGCCTCAAATTCGTTGATCCGGCCATTCAGGCGCTGCCCGCCGAGGCGCAGGCGAAACTGGCGGCGCGCGTCGGCAGCCTGCTGGAGCTGGAAGGCGTGGCGTTTGACATCACCGGCTATCGCGCGGCCCCGCCGGGCCTGCGCGTCTGGTGCGGCTGTACGGTCGAGGCCGAGGACGTCGAGGCCCTGCTGCCGTGGCTGGAATGGGCCTATGCGGCGGCCGTGGCCGAACTGGGGCTGGTCGCCGCCTGA